In Desulfobulbus oralis, one DNA window encodes the following:
- a CDS encoding lipoate--protein ligase — protein MQYLRLFSLDPTYNLAVEEQLFATLPPEHPGIFMLWQNAPSVIVGRYQCTAEEVNAVVVAREHIPVVRRITGGGAVYHDLGNLNFSFLANSHGTARVNFQQYLKPIVVALAELGVQAAISGRNDLEVDGKKISGSGQLVCGSRILHHGTLLINVDRARLDEVLTVAPEKIHSRGIQSVRMRVGGIADYWHPGSTLDMLIEALRRHCTDDDAAGLTPMELAGAEQLAAGKYRQWHWNYGASPPYTREQKRRFPWGTVCLRLDVQQGVIRSCRIFGDFFSMRDIAELEALFAGCRHERQSLRQRLQTVSWEEYFVGSEAASMLHFFGC, from the coding sequence AATACCTGCGTCTGTTTTCTCTTGACCCAACATACAATCTCGCAGTGGAAGAGCAGCTGTTCGCTACTCTGCCTCCAGAGCACCCCGGGATCTTTATGCTCTGGCAGAACGCGCCTTCTGTCATTGTGGGCCGCTACCAGTGCACGGCTGAAGAGGTGAACGCCGTGGTTGTCGCCCGTGAACATATTCCGGTCGTCCGGCGTATCACTGGCGGCGGGGCAGTCTACCACGATCTGGGCAATCTGAACTTTTCGTTTCTCGCCAATTCGCATGGCACTGCCCGGGTGAATTTTCAACAATATCTCAAACCCATAGTGGTGGCCCTGGCAGAGCTGGGCGTACAGGCTGCCATCAGCGGCCGCAATGATCTTGAGGTGGATGGGAAGAAAATTTCCGGCAGTGGTCAATTGGTCTGCGGTTCCAGGATCCTGCACCACGGCACTTTGCTGATCAATGTGGATCGCGCCCGCTTGGACGAGGTGTTGACGGTGGCACCGGAAAAAATCCACTCCCGGGGTATTCAGTCGGTGCGCATGCGGGTTGGCGGCATCGCCGATTACTGGCACCCCGGGAGCACGCTGGATATGCTGATTGAGGCACTGCGGAGGCACTGCACCGACGACGATGCCGCGGGGCTGACTCCCATGGAACTGGCTGGCGCTGAGCAGCTCGCGGCTGGAAAATACCGGCAGTGGCATTGGAATTACGGCGCATCACCCCCCTATACCAGGGAACAAAAGCGCCGTTTCCCTTGGGGAACGGTGTGTCTGCGGCTGGATGTGCAACAGGGTGTCATTCGTTCCTGCCGTATTTTCGGTGACTTTTTCTCCATGAGAGACATTGCGGAACTGGAGGCCTTATTCGCGGGATGTCGCCATGAAAGGCAAAGTCTGCGGCAAAGACTCCAAACAGTGTCTTGGGAGGAGTACTTTGTTGGCAGCGAAGCAGCAAGTATGCTGCACTTTTTCGGGTGCTGA